In Brevibacillus marinus, the genomic window TTCCGCAACGGCATTCTGCTCTCGCCGATCACCGCCAAGCGGATGGCTGATTACCTGTGCGCGGGCAGTGTGGAGCCGCTTCGTCCGTTTTCGCCCGAGCGCGTTGCGCAGGGCTGAGCGGAACGGCGGGCTTACGGCAGCCGCCGATTCGCAAGTATAAGGAGCGTTCCGCCTGGTACAAACTATCGTCGAACAGGGAAAGGAAAAAGGCGGGATGCAGATGGAACAGTTAGACAGTACGATTGTCGGGAAGCGCGGATCGTTCGGCCAGATTCGCGACATCCTGGCCGAAGACGGCTTTACGCTGGCCAATTGGGACTATGATCGCGGCTTTCTCGACCGCCAGCTGGATGATCAGGCGATGGTGTTCCTGCGGATACCGATTGAGGTTCGGCACGGCTATTTGGATGAAGGGGACGCGCAGATTGAGCTGGGCACCCCGTTTGTGCTGAAGCATATTTACCAGACAGGCGTGGATGAGAACACCGGCTATCAGTCCGGCAACCTGGTTGCCCCGCTGACCAACCAGTTCCAGGAGCCGCTGGAAAAAGACGCTCCCCTGGAGGAAGCGTGGGTACGCAAGGCAGAGATGGTTTTGCGCCGGATCGAACGGAAGCTGGAGCGGATCTGACAAAGGCAAGGGGGCTGTTTCGCGCCCCCTTTTTTCTTGTGTTATAGTAGGAATAGCCCAAAAATCACGGGACGTTGCAGGAAGGCAGAGAGGAACGGTTGGCATGAAGATCGCAATGGTACTGCGCAACGACGACTACACGCGCAAAGTGGAGGAGCAGCTGAAAAAGCGGCTGCAAGCGAGCAGCTCGCGTACATATGAAATTGTGCACACTCCGGCTGACAAGCCGGATCTCGTGCTGTCCATCGGCGGTGACGGCACGCTGCTGGAAGCCGTGCACCAGTATGGATGGGACGCGACCTACGTCGGGATCCATACGGGTCATCTCGGCTTTTACGCCGACTGGCGTCCGGAAGAACTGGACGACTTTGTGTTTGCCTTGGATCAGACAGCGCCGAAAATCGTGGAGTACCCGACGGTGCAATGCCAAATCCGCACCAGCGATGGGACAACCCACAGCAAATGGGCGCTCAACGAGCTGGTTATTCGCAACGCCTCGCTGTCTACCTTGGTTGTGTGTGTGTACATCAATGGCGAAGAATTTGAAACGTTTCGCGGAGACGGCCTGATCGTCTCCTCCCCTTCCGGCAGCACCGCCTACAACAAAGCGGTCAACGGGGCGATTGTGCATCCGACCATCGAAGCGATTCAGCTCTCGGAGATCGCTTCGATCAATAACCAAACGTACCGGACCATCAACAGCTCGCTGATTCTGCCCAAGCATCACGAGATCGAATTCATCGTAATGAACCCGCAGATCATGATCGGGCTGGATCGGGAACAGGCGGTGTGGCAGCATGTGCGGACGATTACTTGTCGCGTCGGGCCGAACAAGGTAAAATTTGCCCGCTACAAAAAGCTGCCGTTCTGGGGGCGGGTGCGCAACGCGTTCATCGCTGACTGAAAGCCTGCGGAAAAGATGTTTGGCGAACGTATGTTCCTGTCCGGAAACAGGAATACTGCTACTGTACAATTGGCTCCCGCAGCTGGCTCGTGTTTCGGCAGCGAGGGGGTGGAAGGTCTGATCCGGACAGGCGAGGCAATCAATCTCATGCTCCAGTTTGGAATGTTCGTAGTGGCGTTGGTTGCTCTGGTCGTGTCGCTGTTACAAGTCGGCAAAAAAAGCTGAACCTCCCTTGCCTGCTGTCAAGCCGGGAGGTTCAGCCAAAGCTCGGGCCGCTTTGAAGGGTCGCCTGTTGTACCCGCCGCAGGGTTTGCCTGCGGTGTTTCAGCCTGTTTGCACAGTTTGCGGGTCAACAGGGACATCCTTCAGTTTGCCACACTTGCGCGATTTCATAAGTGTTTTTTTGCGGCAAGCGGCAAAAAACTCAAAGCGAAGCCAACAGTTCACGAAACTCCTTGACGATAACGGTTTGGTACGCCGTTCCTTCTCCGTACCGATTCAACATTTCCGCACGCGCCAGGCTCAATTTCTCCTGATAATCGGGGGCATTGCGATCAGGATTGGCCTGTTTGAACGCGACCATCACTTCTTGCACCCGTTTTGGACGCGGCCCCCACTGACCCCGCACCTGTCCCGCTTCGTCGGTGAAGATGACGATCGGAATGGCGCGGCCGCCCATGGTCAAAAACTGATCCATGACATCGAGATGTTCTTCCATGATCAGCACTTCGGTGGGAATGGCCGCTTTTTCCATCAGGCGGAAAACAACCGGTATGTTGCGGACGACGTCGCCGCACCAGTCTGCCGCGAGAATCAGGCAGCGCAGATCGGAGCGGTCGGCGAGCGAGGCAAAGAATGCCTCATCGTCTGCTCGTTCCCAGGTGAACTGCTCGTACCAGCGCAGAAAATCCTCTTTGTTTTTGCTCATCCCGTCGATAAACGCCTGCGGCGTAAGCCCCGTCCCCAACTTGTGCGCAAGGTTTTTCCCCATTTTCACGTGCCTCCTGTCCATGGAAGATCGGTTTCAACCGCCACTCTAATCGTACCCTATTTTTTTCCTGTTGTCTGCCCACAATTGCACTCGTGATGGGGGGCGGGGAAACGGCGCCGACGCGCGGCCATCCTCGCGAATTTCCGGTTAACGGTGTTCGCGGTACACTTCGCCGAGATCGCGGTATCCGAGCGCCAGCACGCGCCGCAGATAGGTCGTCCACAAGCGTGCGCAGGCGACCGCATCCCAGTACGCATGGTGTCTGTGGGAAAGCGGGATCTGATTGCGCGCGCAAAGCGCGTCCAGCGTCGTATCGCCGAGCGGCTGCTCGCAGAGGCGGATCAGCACCATCGTATCAATCAGGCGATGCACCAAGCGGGTTCGGCTGGTCTTCCACAATGCGGCTTGCAAAAACTGGCGTTCATGCAGGGAGTGATGGGCGATCAACGGCCGATCGCCGACGAACCAAAAAAACCTGGAGAGGGCGGTCAGCAGGGTGGGGGCTTCCTGCAATTGCGCGCTGGTGATGCCGGTCAATCGCTGGATATGGTTCGGGATGTCCCGCTTGGCTTGGACCAGTGTGTAAAACTGTTCAGCTTCGCAGACCGTGGTGCCGCGGACCACCGTCGCACCGATGGCGATGATTTCGTCTCCCCGCGCCGCCAAAAACCCGGTAGTCTCCAAATCGACCACGACCGCTTCCAGGTCGGCCAGGGCGAGGCTGCCGTTTGCCGCCCGCTGCACATCTTTTGTCATGCTGCGCAAAAACGCCTGATGCTGCAGAGTCGTCCCGGAGAGGGCGGTGGAGAGGGCCGCCGGGAGGTTACCGCGGCGTTGTTGACCCCAGAGCCGGTTGAGCGGGTTCCACCCCATGTTCATCGCAACCACCCCGTGTAACCAGGTATTCCGGATGGATCGGCAAAGCGGTGCTTGGTTCGTTTTTGCAGGCGCAGCACCGTTTTGATGATCGATTTCAACTCGTCAGGTCCGCCTGGCAGTGCTTCCGGTTTGAGATAACTGTTGCTTTCGTACTGGCCGTCCTGCCACTGTTGTGCCGGCAGCAGCCGCAGGAGCAGGATTTTGCGAAACTGCCGGGCCACTTCGTCGCAAAAGGAGTGCGGCCAAATGCCCGCATCGCGCAGCCCGGCGATTCGCGCCAGGGAGCTGGTCGCGCGGATGCCGGAAGCGAGCGCCCACAGGCGGATGCTGTTGACATACGGCAGGTACACACCGTACTTCAGGTTGATCGCCCCCTGGTATCTGCCGCGCAGTTCCCTGCGGATCCGGCCGAACACGTTCAGCGGAACCCGGTAGTACAGGGTGTTGTGCAGCATCCGGTGAAAGAGCTGCGGGTGGCTTGTCAGCACCTGCTGGTAATGGGTCCGCAGCTGCCCGTATAAGCGGAAATCGCCGCAGAGCGGGCGCGCATCGGCGCAGAGCAATAAATAGCGGACGTGTTCCCAGACCGGCTCCTGGGCCCAGCCGTCGTACAGCGTCTGCCACTGCTCCAGAGAACCGCGCCAACGCGGGTTGGCACAGACCACGCCGCCGCTGCATTCCGGATAGCCCGCCTCCGCCAGACCGCGCACCAATGTCTCGGCCAGGTACGCAAAGTACGTTTCCAGCTCCTGCCGCTCTTGTTGGCTGGCGGCGGCAGGGAGCTGGTAGACCAATCCGCTGTCCTGGTCGCTGGTTTGCGCCTGCTCCATCCGCCCGCCGCTGCCAAAAGCCAGCAAGACGTAAGGCACGGGCGGATTTCCCATGCCGAAACGAGTGCATGAGCGGATCGCAAGCTCAACCGCCTGTTTGATGAGCAGATCGTGCAGCAAATGGAGGGTGGCTGTCGGCTGCGCACTGTCGGCATCGACGATGTCCGTCCGGCCGAGCAGTTCACGCCGCAGCACCCCCAGTTGGTGAAAGGTTGCGGCCGACTGAATCAGGGTGATCCAATCAGGGGAGAGAGTGGGACACATGTGCGGAACCTTCTTTTTGTTTTGCGCCGCTATTTGTGAGTTTCCCTTCCGTTGCGAGCAGTTCCGGATAGCCGTAGAGGCCGTGCTCGCTCATGTCCAGACCCATCACTTCTTCTTCTTCCGTTACCCGAAGCCCAATCGTCGCTTTCAGGATGGACAGGATGATCAGCGAGACGACGAACACGTAAACAAAAGCTCCCAGTACGCCGAGCGCTTGAACGCCAAGCTGATACAGTCCGCCGCCATAGAACAGGCCTGCTTGCCCGACCCCTACTTGTGCGGCCAGTTCAGGCGTTGCGAACAACCCGGTGGAAAGCGTTCCCCAGATACCGGCAATCCCGTGCACGGAAAAGGCGTAAACCGGATCGTCAATGCCGCGGCGTTCAAACCAGATCGCCGTGAAATAGGTCAGCACGCCGGCAACCAAGCCGATCACGACGGCAGCCCACGGTTCCACGAAGGCGCAGGAAGCGGTGATCGCCACCAGTGCCGCCAGTACCCCGTTGAGCATGCTGGGGATGTCGGCCTTGCCCGAGACGATCCAGGAGGTGACCAGCGCCGCTACGGCACCGGCTGCGGCAGCCAGGTTGGTGGTCATCGCGACATAACCGAACAAGCCGGAGACAGCTCCAAATGTGGAACCGGCATTAAATCCGAACCAGCCCACCCAGAGGATGATGACGCCAAGCACCGTGTACACCTGGTTGTGTCCCGGAATCGGATTGACTGTGCCGTCCTTGTTGTATTTGCCAATCCGCGGTTTCAACAGCATCGTGCCGACCAGCGCGGCGACGGCTCCCTGCAGGTGAACGACCGTGGAACCGGCAAAATCCTGCATGCCAAGTTGCGCCAGCCAACCTCCGCCCCATACCCAGTGACCAATTACCGGGTAGATGACGATCGTAAACAAGACGCCGAACACAAAGTAGACGGGGAGTTTGGCACGTTCCGCAAATCCGCCAAAGGCAATCGCCAGCGACACTCCGACAAAGCCCAGTTGGAAGAGGAACTTGATCCCGGGCGGAATGGCGATGGCGGAGAGCGAGGAGATCGCCGACTCGTCTACACCGTCGAAGAAGAAGCCGGACAATCCGATGAAGGAGTTGCCGTCGCCGAACGTGAGCCCGAAGCCGAAGGCCCAGAAGGCGATGCTCAACAGACCAAAGGCGAGGATCGTTTTGCCGGCGATGTGTCCGGCGTTTTTCATCCGCGTCGCCCCCGCTTCCAGCATGGCGAATCCAGCCTGCATAAAAATGACGAGAATCGCGGCCACCATGACCCAGGTGGCATCGATCGCCGAGGCCAGTTCAGCCGTCGTCGGTTCGGCAGCCAAGGCCGCCAGCGGCAGTCCCAGGGTCAACAGCCCGGTCAGGAAAGGAACTCGCAACATACAACCCCACTCCTTTGTAAGATTTTATAACATGAATGCTGGTATAGCAGAGATTATATGACAAAAAAGCGAGATGCGCAATGTATTTTTTCTAATTGTGTAATATTAAATTACATAAATGGGCGAAAAGCTTGATTTACGCAAATACATTACATGAATATAACATATGCTCGATTTTCCCCTGTGCGATCCGCTGCGCGGTGTTCCGTTCCCCGAAAATGCGTTCCAAAGGGAGAATAACTTTTCGCAAAACGTTGAACCTAACAGTTGGAAGGGGGTGAACGATGTGACCGTAGCCACGCAGGTGAAGCAAACCTTGGCCAGTTTGAAAAGCGCGCAAGCAAATCTGGAGACGTTTGCCTTAAATACACAAAACAAGGCGGCTAAGCAGGCTTATACCCAAGCGGCGCAAGCCACCCAGTCCATTATCGACACCTTGGAACAGCGCGTGACGGAATTGGAGAACGAGGAACCGCAATACAAGGGATTCTGAACACCCCAGTCAGGTAAGGGAGAGGAGTTTCCTCTCTCTTGCATGCAATTGGCACATTATGCGGACGGCTACAGAGGGGGGAAGGAGACGTGCCCGACTGGCTCCATGTGCTGATGCGATCGTTTTTGGCCTTGTCCTACTTGTTCGTCTTGGCCAAACTGATCGGCAAACGACAAATCAGGCAGTTGACCTACATCGAGTACATTGTGGGCATCACATTCGGTTCGATTGCCGCTTTCATCGCCACCGATCTGGAAGGCCATCTGCTGCACGGCATTATCGCCTTGAGCGTTTTTGGCCTGTTCCCGATTGCCAGCGAGTGGCTCTCCATCAAGAGCAAGCGGCTGCGTGAGTTCTTTGAAGGCAAAGGAACCGTGCTGATCAAACACGGCAAGGTGCTGGAGGACAACTTGAAGCAGGAGCGCCTGACCCTTGACGATCTGCTGGAACAGCTGCGGTCCAAAAGCGTGTTCAAGGTATCGGATGTCGAGTTTGCGGTGATGGAGCCGAGCGGTGAAATCAGTGTGCTCCTGAAAGCGGAACATCAACCGCTGACCGCGCAAAAGGCGAAAATCCCGGTCTCGCCCGTAACGGAACCGCAAACGGTGATCATCGACGGCGTGATCATGGACGAACCGCTGGCCACGATCGGTTTGAGCCGCGCCTGGCTGAAGGCGGAATTGAACAAGCTGGGGGTGGCGCAGGAGAATGTCATGCTGGCCCAGGTGGACGAGAAAGGTCAGCTCTACGTCGACCTCTATGATGACAAGATCCGGGTGCCGTCGCCGCAGACGGACAAGCTGACGTTTGCCGAGTTGAAAAAGTGTCAGGCCGATCTGGAACTGTATGCGCTGTCCACGGATACGAGCGCGGCGAAAAAGCAGTATGCGCGGATGGCGAAGCAGCTGCAGGACGTGATCGACCAGGTGAAACCACTGTTAACACGTTAGGCGGAAAGGAACGATGGAAGGTGCCTGATCAGAAGCGAAAAAAGTTGACACCGGTTCAACTCAAATATCAAGAAGTGGCCAAACGGCATGAGCCGCCGCGCCCCATCCTAAAAAACTTTGCGCGTGCCTTTTTCGTCGGCGGGTCGATTTGCCTGCTCGGACAAGCGATTCAGGAGATGTTTGTCCACGTTTTTCACTTTACGGAAAAAACAGCGAGCAATCCGACTGTGGCCGTGCTCATTTTTTGTTCGGTGCTGTTGACCGGACTGGGCGTCTACGACCGCATTGCCCAGTGGGCAGGCGCGGGAACGGCTGTCCCAGTAACCGGGTTTGCCAATTCGATCGCTTCGGCGGCGATTGAGCACCGCAGTGAAGGGTTCGTGCTGGGGGTAGGCGGCAATATGTTTAAGCTGGCCGGCTCGGTCATTGTGTTTGGCGTGTTTGCCGCGTTTGTCATCGGGATTATCAAGACGCTGCTGAAGATGGGGGGATGAAGGGATGCGGGAAGGGCAGCAAACATGGCGGTTTGCCAGGAAGCCGGTGATCGTCGGGTCAGCGGCAGTCGGCGGCCCATTTGAAGCAAGTCATCCCTTGTCGGACGATTTCGACACGCTGCACGGCGACACGTGGCTGGGCCAGGACAGCTGGGAACAGGCGGAAAAGGTGCTGCTGGAGGAAGCAGCGAACAAAGCGGTGGAGAAAGCGGGCCTGACCAACGACAAGATCCAGTTTTTTCTCGCGGGGGATTTGCTGAACCAGATCATCTCCGCCAGCTTCGCCGCACGCACCCTGTCCGTCCCGTACCTGGGGCTGTTTGGCGCCTGTTCGACGACGACCGAGGCGCTGGCGCTCGCTTCCCTGCTCGTGGACAGCCAGTCGGCGGAGTACGTGTTGGCCGCCACCTGCAGTCACAATGGGTCGGCGGAAAAACAGTTCCGCTATCCGACGGAATACGGTTCGCAGAAGCCGCCGACGGCCCAGTGGACGGTTACCGGGGCCGGCGCGGCGGTGGTCGCGGGGCAAGGGTCCGGACCGCGTGTCACCTCGGCGACCATCGGGCGCGTGGTCGACATGGGCATCTCCGATCCGTTCAACATGGGCGGAGCGATGGCGCCGGCCGCGCTCAGCACGATCGAAGCGCATTTTCGCGATCGCCGGCTCCCGTTTGATTACTACGACCTGGTGGTCACCGGCGACCTGGGGCGAGTGGGTCATTCCATCTTGTCCGAATTGCTGCCGCGTCATCAGATCGCCATCCCGCTGGAGCGCTACGTTGACTGCGGCGTTCTCATCTACGGCGACGATCCGGCGGTACAGGCGGGGGGCAGCGGTGCCGCCTGCTGTGCAGTGGTTACATACGGCCATCTCTTAAACCGGATGAGGGCCGGCGAACTGCGGCGAATTCTCGTCGTGGCGACCGGAGCGCTGCTGTCCCCGCTGTCGTATCAGCAGGGCGAGAGCATTCCCTGCATCGCGCATGCCGTTTCGATTGAAGCGGAGTAAGGAGGAGAGGCATGATCTACTTTTGGGCATTTGTCGTCGGCGGATTCATTTGTCTGATCGGGCAGTTCATGATGGATGTGCTGCGCTTCACGCCGGCCCATACGATGTCGACACTGGTGGTGGCGGGAGCGATCCTGGACGGGTTGGGGCTGTACGATCCGCTGATCGAGTTTGCCGGAGCGGGGGCGTCGGTTCCGATCACCAGTTTTGGCAACGCACTGGTGCACGGGGCGATGCGGGAAGCCGAGCAGAACGGACTGATCGGCGTGATCACGGGAATCTTTGAGGTGACGAGCGCGGGGATCTCCGCGGCCATCGTGTTTGGCTTCTTTGCCGCGCTCTTTTTTCGGGCAAAGGGCTGAGCAGAGAGCGGGAGCCGATCGAGTGGGCGTGGGGAGTTGCTGCGGGCGGCCGGCTCGGGCGGCTGCGGGGTTGCAAGCATAAGATTGCAGGCGGTCGGACATACCATACTTGAGTCGAGAACGCAGGGTCGTACCCATCAGGTGGGAAGGATCAGGCGGATGACGAGGAGGCGGTGCCGAAATGGCCAACCTGTGGTCCTTTTTTGACAAAATGAATCTGTTTGTGTGGGTACTGGCGCTTTTTGCCGCGCATCTGCTGTTGTATCTGCTGCTGGGGACGGATACCTGGCTGACGACCTCGCTGTTGGCCGCCGCCGTCTACGCCGTCGCGTTGCTGCTGCTGAAAA contains:
- a CDS encoding YugN family protein; this encodes MEQLDSTIVGKRGSFGQIRDILAEDGFTLANWDYDRGFLDRQLDDQAMVFLRIPIEVRHGYLDEGDAQIELGTPFVLKHIYQTGVDENTGYQSGNLVAPLTNQFQEPLEKDAPLEEAWVRKAEMVLRRIERKLERI
- a CDS encoding NAD kinase, whose translation is MKIAMVLRNDDYTRKVEEQLKKRLQASSSRTYEIVHTPADKPDLVLSIGGDGTLLEAVHQYGWDATYVGIHTGHLGFYADWRPEELDDFVFALDQTAPKIVEYPTVQCQIRTSDGTTHSKWALNELVIRNASLSTLVVCVYINGEEFETFRGDGLIVSSPSGSTAYNKAVNGAIVHPTIEAIQLSEIASINNQTYRTINSSLILPKHHEIEFIVMNPQIMIGLDREQAVWQHVRTITCRVGPNKVKFARYKKLPFWGRVRNAFIAD
- a CDS encoding putative holin-like toxin, yielding MFLSGNRNTATVQLAPAAGSCFGSEGVEGLIRTGEAINLMLQFGMFVVALVALVVSLLQVGKKS
- a CDS encoding thioredoxin family protein; the protein is MGKNLAHKLGTGLTPQAFIDGMSKNKEDFLRWYEQFTWERADDEAFFASLADRSDLRCLILAADWCGDVVRNIPVVFRLMEKAAIPTEVLIMEEHLDVMDQFLTMGGRAIPIVIFTDEAGQVRGQWGPRPKRVQEVMVAFKQANPDRNAPDYQEKLSLARAEMLNRYGEGTAYQTVIVKEFRELLASL
- a CDS encoding exonuclease domain-containing protein, with amino-acid sequence MNMGWNPLNRLWGQQRRGNLPAALSTALSGTTLQHQAFLRSMTKDVQRAANGSLALADLEAVVVDLETTGFLAARGDEIIAIGATVVRGTTVCEAEQFYTLVQAKRDIPNHIQRLTGITSAQLQEAPTLLTALSRFFWFVGDRPLIAHHSLHERQFLQAALWKTSRTRLVHRLIDTMVLIRLCEQPLGDTTLDALCARNQIPLSHRHHAYWDAVACARLWTTYLRRVLALGYRDLGEVYREHR
- a CDS encoding DUF294 nucleotidyltransferase-like domain-containing protein gives rise to the protein MCPTLSPDWITLIQSAATFHQLGVLRRELLGRTDIVDADSAQPTATLHLLHDLLIKQAVELAIRSCTRFGMGNPPVPYVLLAFGSGGRMEQAQTSDQDSGLVYQLPAAASQQERQELETYFAYLAETLVRGLAEAGYPECSGGVVCANPRWRGSLEQWQTLYDGWAQEPVWEHVRYLLLCADARPLCGDFRLYGQLRTHYQQVLTSHPQLFHRMLHNTLYYRVPLNVFGRIRRELRGRYQGAINLKYGVYLPYVNSIRLWALASGIRATSSLARIAGLRDAGIWPHSFCDEVARQFRKILLLRLLPAQQWQDGQYESNSYLKPEALPGGPDELKSIIKTVLRLQKRTKHRFADPSGIPGYTGWLR
- a CDS encoding ammonium transporter, producing MLRVPFLTGLLTLGLPLAALAAEPTTAELASAIDATWVMVAAILVIFMQAGFAMLEAGATRMKNAGHIAGKTILAFGLLSIAFWAFGFGLTFGDGNSFIGLSGFFFDGVDESAISSLSAIAIPPGIKFLFQLGFVGVSLAIAFGGFAERAKLPVYFVFGVLFTIVIYPVIGHWVWGGGWLAQLGMQDFAGSTVVHLQGAVAALVGTMLLKPRIGKYNKDGTVNPIPGHNQVYTVLGVIILWVGWFGFNAGSTFGAVSGLFGYVAMTTNLAAAAGAVAALVTSWIVSGKADIPSMLNGVLAALVAITASCAFVEPWAAVVIGLVAGVLTYFTAIWFERRGIDDPVYAFSVHGIAGIWGTLSTGLFATPELAAQVGVGQAGLFYGGGLYQLGVQALGVLGAFVYVFVVSLIILSILKATIGLRVTEEEEVMGLDMSEHGLYGYPELLATEGKLTNSGAKQKEGSAHVSHSLP
- a CDS encoding DUF1657 domain-containing protein, with product MTVATQVKQTLASLKSAQANLETFALNTQNKAAKQAYTQAAQATQSIIDTLEQRVTELENEEPQYKGF
- a CDS encoding DUF421 domain-containing protein, with protein sequence MPDWLHVLMRSFLALSYLFVLAKLIGKRQIRQLTYIEYIVGITFGSIAAFIATDLEGHLLHGIIALSVFGLFPIASEWLSIKSKRLREFFEGKGTVLIKHGKVLEDNLKQERLTLDDLLEQLRSKSVFKVSDVEFAVMEPSGEISVLLKAEHQPLTAQKAKIPVSPVTEPQTVIIDGVIMDEPLATIGLSRAWLKAELNKLGVAQENVMLAQVDEKGQLYVDLYDDKIRVPSPQTDKLTFAELKKCQADLELYALSTDTSAAKKQYARMAKQLQDVIDQVKPLLTR
- the spoVAC gene encoding stage V sporulation protein AC, producing the protein MPDQKRKKLTPVQLKYQEVAKRHEPPRPILKNFARAFFVGGSICLLGQAIQEMFVHVFHFTEKTASNPTVAVLIFCSVLLTGLGVYDRIAQWAGAGTAVPVTGFANSIASAAIEHRSEGFVLGVGGNMFKLAGSVIVFGVFAAFVIGIIKTLLKMGG
- the spoVAD gene encoding stage V sporulation protein AD, producing MREGQQTWRFARKPVIVGSAAVGGPFEASHPLSDDFDTLHGDTWLGQDSWEQAEKVLLEEAANKAVEKAGLTNDKIQFFLAGDLLNQIISASFAARTLSVPYLGLFGACSTTTEALALASLLVDSQSAEYVLAATCSHNGSAEKQFRYPTEYGSQKPPTAQWTVTGAGAAVVAGQGSGPRVTSATIGRVVDMGISDPFNMGGAMAPAALSTIEAHFRDRRLPFDYYDLVVTGDLGRVGHSILSELLPRHQIAIPLERYVDCGVLIYGDDPAVQAGGSGAACCAVVTYGHLLNRMRAGELRRILVVATGALLSPLSYQQGESIPCIAHAVSIEAE
- the spoVAE gene encoding stage V sporulation protein AE, with protein sequence MIYFWAFVVGGFICLIGQFMMDVLRFTPAHTMSTLVVAGAILDGLGLYDPLIEFAGAGASVPITSFGNALVHGAMREAEQNGLIGVITGIFEVTSAGISAAIVFGFFAALFFRAKG